A segment of the Yersinia rochesterensis genome:
CCAAGAAACGGTAGAATGGCTTATGAAAAACACTATTTATTTAAACAGTGATAGCGTTATTAACGCTGATTCTCTTTGTTATATCAAAACCCTGCTTAATAACTGCATTGACCTGATAGCAACTGACCCGCCTTAAGGACCGTTTGTATGTAATTCGTCAACGGTTTCACACCACCGCCACACCAGCCAAACCCCACAAACAAGAAAACCAGCCCTAATGAATTGGTTTTCTTTGGGATATTTGGTCGGCATGAAAGGATTTGAACCTTCGACCCCCGACACCCCATGACGGCGTTCTATAGGCGAAAAAAAACCTCTGGGTTAGCAGAGGCTTTTTAATCTTCATAGGAGCCGCGTATTTTTTGCGTATCCTTTTTGGTCCAAACTAGGTCAGTGCTTCGTCCGGTCATTTATCATAAGTTACTGGTTTATATGATACTGTCCGGTCACTGTCCTATCAAAAGTGGTGGAGCTGGGGGGATTTGAACCCCCGTCCGAAATTACTACGCCGTCGGCACTACATGCTTAGTCCAGTCATTACATTCGCCGGTTAGCTGCGGACGGACACGCCACTAACAAACTATCCTGATTGGGTTTAACGCTTTCACCCCAGGCAAGGTGTCCACGCGATCTCTTTTAGGTTTGACCTCTCTTGATCCCCGTCCTAAGAGCGGAGGCTAGGGAGAGAGGGAATCTTCAGTTTCTTAGGCTGATTAAGCTGCTAAAGCAGCAGATTCGTATTGCGAGTCGTTTGCAATTATTTTTTTTGCGGTTTTTTACGAGGCCTCCGCACCTCGGCATGCACCTTGGGTTTCGCGAATCCCGTCGAATCCAGAATCAGCCCCAAAGAACTTCGCTAGTATAACAGAACTATGTCCTGCTAAGCCAGTCACTTAACGATTTGCGTGCTTCATGATGCGCGCTTTGTCTAACTTCCACTCACGATCTTTGATATCATCGCGTTTATCGTGATCTTTCTTACCTTTAGCGACACCGATTTTAACTTTAACCCAAGCGTTTTTCCAATATACGGAAAGGGCAACAACGGTAAAACCGTCGCGATTAACTTTACCTATCAGTGAGTCCAGCTCGCGTTTGTTTAGTAGCAGTTTACGGGTACGCATTGGTTCGCAGACAACATGCGTCGATGCCACGTTTAACGGCGTAATGGTGGCACCAAACAAAAATGCCTCACCGTTTCTAAAGGTTACGTAGCTATCACTAATGTTGGCTTTGCCAGCACGCAGAGATTTTACTTCCCAACCTTGCAGTGAAAGACCTGCCTCGAACTCTTCTTCAATGAAGTATTCATGGCGGGCGCGTTTATTTTGCGCAATGGTTGCGGAACCGGGTTTGTATGCTTTTTTCTTTGTCATAGTATTGATCATTATACTGTATGCGGAGGCGAATGAAATCCTTTCCCGCAGGATGCCTATGCATTTTGTCTCATTTGTTGTGAAGAATGCCTAGCAGATTTTTTGTCTGGCGGTGGATAAATGGTATTATCAGCGCGTTTTATGTCTCACAGGAAATGTTATGCCACAAATTAGCCGCTCTGCGTTGGTTCCATTTAGCGTAGAACAGATGTATCAACTGGTTAATGATGTTCACTCTTATCCAGAATTTTTACCGGGTTGTACTGGAAGCCGGGTCCTTGATGCTACTGAAAATGAAATGACGGCTGCTGTCGATGTTGCTAAGGCCGGAATAAGTAAAACTTTCACGACACGTAATACATTAACTGATAACCAGAGTATTGATATGCAACTGGTGGATGGACCGTTTCGTAAGTTAATGGGGGGATGGTATTTTACACCACTGAGTGCAGATGCCTGTAAAGTTGAATTACACCTTGATTTTGAGTTCACCAACAAGTTGATTGAGCTGGCTTTTGGTAAAATATTCAAGGAGTTAGCTGGTAATATGGTGCAAGCATTCACCCAGAGGGCTAAAGAGGTTTACAGTGTCTGATCTTCGCGTTGAGGTGGTTTATGCCTTACCCGAACGCCAATATTTGCGGGTTGTTCCCCTTAAAGGAGGAAGCACCGTAGAGGAAGCTATCAGAGCTTCAGGTCTGCTTGAATTACGACCAGATATTGATCTAACAAAAAATAAAGTGGGTGTTTATAGTCGCCCGATTAAGCTTGGCGATAAGCTTAATGATGGTGATAGGGTTGAGATATATCGCCCATTAATTGCAGATCCTAAAGAATTGCGCCGGCAGCGTGCTGAACAAGCAAAAAAATAAGGCACAATCT
Coding sequences within it:
- the smpB gene encoding SsrA-binding protein SmpB, translating into MTKKKAYKPGSATIAQNKRARHEYFIEEEFEAGLSLQGWEVKSLRAGKANISDSYVTFRNGEAFLFGATITPLNVASTHVVCEPMRTRKLLLNKRELDSLIGKVNRDGFTVVALSVYWKNAWVKVKIGVAKGKKDHDKRDDIKDREWKLDKARIMKHANR
- a CDS encoding RnfH family protein, whose translation is MSDLRVEVVYALPERQYLRVVPLKGGSTVEEAIRASGLLELRPDIDLTKNKVGVYSRPIKLGDKLNDGDRVEIYRPLIADPKELRRQRAEQAKK
- a CDS encoding type II toxin-antitoxin system RatA family toxin, with the translated sequence MPQISRSALVPFSVEQMYQLVNDVHSYPEFLPGCTGSRVLDATENEMTAAVDVAKAGISKTFTTRNTLTDNQSIDMQLVDGPFRKLMGGWYFTPLSADACKVELHLDFEFTNKLIELAFGKIFKELAGNMVQAFTQRAKEVYSV